The following is a genomic window from Tautonia marina.
CATTCACGACCGCGAGCAACGTCTCGTCCGCGGCGAGGGCTTGATCACGAGTCTTGCCGACGTGGAGAACATCGTCCTGGCCAGCCGGAAGGACGGAACGCCGATCCACGTTCGAGACATCGGCGAGGTCCGCTTCGCCCCTCTCTTGCGACAGGGGGCCGTCACCCGAGACGGCGAGGGGGAGGCGGTCATCGGCATCGTCATGATGCTCATCGGCGAGAACGGCCGAGTCGTCGTCGACCGCGTCAAGGACCGGATCGAGGCGATCGAAGCCTCACTGCCGCCGGGGGTCGTCATCGAACCGTTCTACGACCGCACCGACCTGATTCTGCGGACCATCAACACGGTGGTCGAGAACGTCAGCAGTGGCGCCTTGTTCGTGGTCGTGATGCTCTTGCTGCTGGTAGGCAACCTGCGGGCGGGGCTGATCGTGGCGGCGGCGATCCCGCTGTCGGCCTTGTGCATGATCATCACGATGGAGGCGCTCGGTGTCTCGGCCAACCTGATGAGCCTTGGCGCGATCGACTTCGGCATCATCGTTGATGGAGCCGTGGTGGTGGTCGAGAACTGCATTCGACGGGCCGGCGACTACGCGAAGGCCCACCCTGAGAAGAGGTCGGTTCCGCTTCGGGTCTTCCGAGAGGCCAGCAAGCAGGTCGGCCGGCCGGTGCTGTTCGCCGGCCTGGTGGTCATCGTTGTCTTCCTACCGGTCCTGAGCCTCCAGGGGATCGAGGGGAAGATGTTCCGGCCGATGGCGATCAGCTTCATGTCGGCGCTGGCCGGGGCGCTGGTCCTCTCGGTGACGGTGATGCCGGTGCTGGCGTCGCTGCTGCTCGCCCGCCGAATGACGCAGAAGGATACGCTTCTGATCCGGGGTGCCCGGGCCTCCTACGCTCCGTTGCTGCGCCAGGCGTTGGATCGGCCCTGGGTGCCGGTGGCGATTGCCGCGCCGCTGCTCGTCGCCGGGGGCCTGATCGCCTCCGGCCTGGGCGCTGAGTTCATCCCCAGGCTCGACGAGGGGGCCGTCGCCCTGCAGGCATGGCGGCTGCCGAGCGTCGCGCTGGAGGAGTCGATCGAAGGGACGACGAACATCGAACGTGTGCTGATGCAGTTCCCCGAGGTCATCACCGTCGTCTCCAAGACCGGCCGACCGGAAATCGCCACCGACCCGATGGGCGTGGAGATCAGCGACATCTTCGTCATGCTCCACCCCCGGGCCGAGGTCTCGCCGCTGGAATGGCCGCTGGTCCTGCTGGGGCTCCGGAGCCGACCCGAGGATCGTTGGACGACGATCCGAAGTCCCGACGACCTTCTGGCCGTCATTCGAGCTGTCCATCGCGAGATGACCGGACGGCAGGACATCCCCGAGGCGAAGGTCCGCCAGTTGCGGGAGCTGGCAGACGACATCTTCCGTGACTTCGACGAGCAGAATCTCCGGTTCGACAAGGAGCGGCTGGTCTTCGTCATGGACCAACTGCTGACACGCTACGTCCCGTCGAACACATTCAGTGATTCGCAACCGATCGAGCTGCGGGTGCAGGAGCTCATCTCCGGCGTGCGCTCCGACGTGGGGATCAGCCTCTACGGGCCGGACCTCGACGTCCTCAAGCGAAAGGGAGACGAGATCGTTGCTGCCGTCTCTCGGATCTCCGGCGGGGCCGACGTGCGGGCGCAGCAGATCGCCGGCTTGCCAAACATCCGCGTGGTCGTTGATCGCGACGCCCTGGCCCGCTACGACATCAACGCCGGAGACGTGATGGACGCCGTCGCGGCGATCGGTGGCAATGTCGTCGGCCAGGTACTCGAAGGCCAGCCGAGGTTCCCGCTCCAGGCCCGCTACGCCCCGCAGTACCGCACCGACCTGGAGACGCTCCGGCAGATCAAGATTGCCGACCCGCTCGGTCGGCAGATCCCGCTGGAGCAGTTGGCCGAGCTGTCGGTCGAGGAAGGCCCGGCTCTGGTGACCCGCGAGTCGATCCAGCGCCGCCTTCAGATCGAGGCCAACGTCCGAGGCCGCGACCTGGCCGGATTCGTCGCCGACGCGCAGCGGGCCGTCCGCGACGAGGTCGATCTGCCCCCCGGCTACGTCATCACCTGGGGCGGCCAGTTCGAGAACCTCCAGGAGGCAACGGCCCGGCTCTCGGTCGCCGTGCCGGTCGCGCTCCTGCTGATCTTCGCGCTGCTCTACGCGACCTTCGGATCGCTGCGGCTGACGCTCTTGATCTCCCTCAACGTGCCGAT
Proteins encoded in this region:
- a CDS encoding efflux RND transporter permease subunit, with protein sequence MIDRIIDASLNNRFVVLLLVLLLVVAGIAAMRRLPIDAVPDVTNVQVQVLTNAPSLGPVEVEQYITFPVEAAMSGLPRVEEVRSVTRFGLSAVTIVFEEGTDLYWARNLVDARLGEATKSIPAGYGEPEMGPLSSGLGEIFQFQVKAAPGYDYSLMELRSILDWQVAFQLRSVSGVVEVNSFGGELKTYEVQLDPSKLLNYKIPLNTVFEALQRNNRNQGGGYIIHDREQRLVRGEGLITSLADVENIVLASRKDGTPIHVRDIGEVRFAPLLRQGAVTRDGEGEAVIGIVMMLIGENGRVVVDRVKDRIEAIEASLPPGVVIEPFYDRTDLILRTINTVVENVSSGALFVVVMLLLLVGNLRAGLIVAAAIPLSALCMIITMEALGVSANLMSLGAIDFGIIVDGAVVVVENCIRRAGDYAKAHPEKRSVPLRVFREASKQVGRPVLFAGLVVIVVFLPVLSLQGIEGKMFRPMAISFMSALAGALVLSVTVMPVLASLLLARRMTQKDTLLIRGARASYAPLLRQALDRPWVPVAIAAPLLVAGGLIASGLGAEFIPRLDEGAVALQAWRLPSVALEESIEGTTNIERVLMQFPEVITVVSKTGRPEIATDPMGVEISDIFVMLHPRAEVSPLEWPLVLLGLRSRPEDRWTTIRSPDDLLAVIRAVHREMTGRQDIPEAKVRQLRELADDIFRDFDEQNLRFDKERLVFVMDQLLTRYVPSNTFSDSQPIELRVQELISGVRSDVGISLYGPDLDVLKRKGDEIVAAVSRISGGADVRAQQIAGLPNIRVVVDRDALARYDINAGDVMDAVAAIGGNVVGQVLEGQPRFPLQARYAPQYRTDLETLRQIKIADPLGRQIPLEQLAELSVEEGPALVTRESIQRRLQIEANVRGRDLAGFVADAQRAVRDEVDLPPGYVITWGGQFENLQEATARLSVAVPVALLLIFALLYATFGSLRLTLLISLNVPIAATGGIIALWARGMPFSISAGVGFIALFGIAVMNGVVLVESIRDLRHNGTGLREAVFYGAMDRLRPVLMTATTDALGFLPMALSTSAGAEVQRPLATVVIGGVVTSSLLTLLVIPAIYGWFEPPPSAIEEDPGDAPTASGEDDGP